One region of Vigna angularis cultivar LongXiaoDou No.4 chromosome 10, ASM1680809v1, whole genome shotgun sequence genomic DNA includes:
- the LOC108335931 gene encoding signal peptide peptidase-like 2 has protein sequence MASEKICSILLFSAVILLLHGAPSVLAGDIVHDDDSTPKKPGCANQFVLVKVQTWVNGVEDAEFVGVGARFGRAIVSKEKNAKHTRLILSDPRDCCSPPKNKIVGDVIMVDRGNCTFTRKANTAQNANASAILIINNQKELYKMVCDPDETDLNIHIPAVMLPLDAGARLEKMLTSTSSVSVQLYSPRRPPVDVAEVFLWMMAVLTILCASYWSAWTAREAAIEQDKLLKDASDEIPNTKYSSVSGVVNMNVKAAVLFVVFASCFLFMLYKLMSSWFIDVLVVLFCIGGIEGLQTCLVALLSRWFKHAGEAYIKVPFLGSISYLTLAVSPFCTTFAVLWAVYRNNSFAWICQDILGIALIITVLQIVHVPNLKVGTVLLGCAFIYDIFWVFVSKKFFKESVMIVVARGDRSGEDGIPMLLKFPRIFDPWGGYSIIGFGDILLPGMLVAFSLRYDWLANKSLRGGYFLWAMLAYGFGLLVTYVALNLMDGHGQPALLYIVPFTLGTLMTLGQKRGDLKGLWRNGEPQKHCPHLRLENSGELSPE, from the exons ATGGCTTCGGAGAAGATCTGCTCGATTCTCTTATTTTCTGCAGTTATATTGCTTCTCCATGGTGCCCCTTCTGTCTTAGCTGGGGACATAGTTCATGACGACGATTCTACTCCCAAGAAGCCGGGTTGCGCGAACCAGTTCGTTCTG GTAAAAGTGCAAACCTGGGTTAACGGTGTAGAGGATGCTGAATTTGTTGGTGTGGGTGCCAGATTTGGCAGAGCCATTGtgtcaaaagagaaaaatgcaAAACATACACGCCTTATTCTTTCAGATCCTCGTGATTGTTGCAGCCCGCCAAAGAACAAG ATTGTGGGAGATGTTATCATGGTGGATCGAGGCAACTGTACATTCACAAGAAAGGCAAATACTGCACAAAATGCTAATGCTTCAGCCATCCTCATTATAAATAAccaaaaag AACTCTACAAGATGGTTTGCGATCCTGATGAAACTGATTTGAACATACATATACCTGCAGTCATGCTTCCACTAGATGCAGGTGCAAGACTAGAAAAAATGCTGACAAGTACTTCATCTG TGTCTGTGCAGCTATACTCACCACGTAGACCACCTGTTGACGTAGCAGAAGTATTTCTTTGGATGATGGCAGTTCTTACCATATTGTGTGCATCATATTGGTCAGCTTGGACAGCCCGAGAAGCAGCTATTGAACAGGATAAGCTCCTAAAG gATGCTTCAGATGAAATCCCTAACACTAAATATTCTAGTGTTAGTGGAGTTGTAAATATGAACGTGAAAGCTGCAGTCCTTTTTGTTGTATTTGCTTCATGTTTCCTGTTTATGCTTTACAAACTGATGTCGTCGTGGTTCATTGATGTTTTGGTTGTTCTCTTCTGCATTGGTGGGATTGAG GGATTGCAAACTTGCTTGGTTGCTCTATTGTCCAG GTGGTTCAAGCATGCTGGAGAGGCATACATCAAAGTACCTTTCTTGGGATCTATCTCATACCTGACTTTGGCTGTTTCTCCATTCTGTACAACATTTGCCGTTCTTTGGGCAGTTTATCGTAACAATTCCTTTGCCTGGATTTGTCAAGATATACTC GGAATTGCACTGATTATAACAGTTCTACAGATTGTACATGTACCAAATCTCAAG GTTGGTACTGTTCTTCTCGGCTGTGCTTTCATCTACGACATCTTTTGGGTGTTTGTCTCAAAGAAGTTCTTCAAGGAAAGTGTCATGATTGTG GTAGCCCGAGGTGATCGAAGTGGAGAAGATGGAATTCCAATGTTACTAAAATTCCCACGTATTTTTGATCCATGGGGTGGCTACAGCATCATAGGTTTTGGAGACATCCTTTTACCTGGAATGCTGGTGGCATTCTCACTCAG GTACGATTGGCTGGCAAACAAGAGCCTTAGAGGTGGATATTTCTTGTGGGCAATGCTTGCATATGGCTTTG GTCTTTTAGTTACGTATGTGGCACTAAACTTGATGGACGGACATGGCCAACCAGCACTACTTTACATCGTTCCATTTACTCTTG GAACCTTGATGACATTGGGGCAGAAGCGAGGAGATTTGAAAGGTTTGTGGAGAAATGGAGAACCTCAAAAACACTGCCCACATTTAAGACTCGAAAACAGTGGAGAATTAAGCCCTGAATGA